CTTAGCGTCTTTATGGGAATCTTGAAAAGCACATGCAACCTAAGACAAAATCTTTAGATTCTGGCTTCAAAAGTCAAATATGGCCATTGAGATTATTCATCACACATACGAGTGTGGGTGtagaataaatgttgttttttaaattaaatgacactCTTACCATATTTAAAGTCAGTGTAGCTTGTGTGGGGATGAATATTATGACCATATCAGGATATCTGATGTACGTGCCTGCTGGTGTTGCTTACTGTATTTGTGGTCTCTGCAGGGACTGACAGTACAAAAGACTGCATGAAGTGAGGGGCTTAAATTTTTAAAACTGTCCAAAGATATCTGTAAGTATTATCACTTAGAATTAAAGTTTGGCAAAACCATTTGGGGAAatgaatttgacattatttttatgtCCATTTTGTATCTATAAAATTACACTATTGATATGAGCCTTTATGACGGTCAATGACCTCTCAACCCAGAGCATCAGATTCGTCTGTCAGTTTAGCTCATGTCTATATGTGCATTGTGTACACATATGTCAACATAATAAAGGTTGATGTAccatttttggaaataaaatttGGAGTATGGAGTTTAAATGTTCAACTTTATGACTAGTGATACTAGTTTGGTTTACTGATGTATTCTGTTTTGTCGATTcacttttaactgtaaaatttgtGATTAATTTCAGACCAGAATCCTTGAACTATGTCTTGGGGATACTCTCACTATAAGACATGAATCTTTGTCTACAAGAAACAAACAAGTAGCATACtgtagatacattttaaaaccgCGGTTATAACCAATTGCACTTCCCAAAGTATTTTGCTGTGTCATCTACAGTCACCTGTGATTATCTGGAATTACTGTAAGGGAAATTTCAACAACTTTCCATTGTTCCCAACCTACTTCAAATGAAGTAACAACGCATTggtattttatgaaattattgaACGGTTAGGTAAAAATATCTTTAAGGACGTCATGACAAATTCAGTAAATTTTAATTATCTAACGCGTCACCTGCATTAAAATAGACTTTTTAGAAAGGAATTGTGGTCTTCGAGGAAATAATCACGACATTCGCTAATTTAAGTAGTACTGGCATTAGTTATTGCTTTATTGGAGATCACATAGACGTTATCACACATTTTACAAGTGCTTTTTCATATTTAACTTCACTCACTCCTTCTGAACACTAGTTATGTTAGATACAAGTGACGCATATACGCTTCCGTTATGTATTAGATATGTTTTGATGCCATAGCTTAAGATATTGTTGTCTATAAATGATTTTGTAATATGACAAAACAAATTTAGAAcgaataaatgcatttgaaacaaTATATCAGTGCATAGGTTAGTTGTATCAAACAACAATAGCACGGGAAAGTTCTTGCAGGCTCCGCCTCCTTGCGCGCTAATAAATTGTGTTTACAAACTTTCTTTTCGACAGAACTCGCTCTCAAACACAGACGCAAAGATCCTTCAAAATGAGAGGCTATATTCTCATCACAATCGTGGCGGTCAGCTTTCTCCACAGATCCACAGGTATATAACATTTTGCTGAAATAATTATCTAGGTTTCTGGTTCCAACCtagaataaatgttataataccaAACTCAAACTGCCAGTATATctgttataaaacaaaataactagGGCAGTTGTTACTTGCTAATAACTTGCTAAGATGttacagttttataaagtttattttttatattattgttttatatatatattattatattaattttcacTTAGTCTTATCTTCTGGCTGACGTTTACACTAAAGCTTGCACAACCGAAAATTAATCTAAACGTTCAGAATTGCTCAGCTCAAAATTAGTCTGAAATATCAACAGTTTCCTTCTTCAGGGGTAATTCAGGGTATTTTTGTAGTCAAGTGAAAACGAATGTCTTCCTGTTTTGAAGTGCACAGATGTCACAGAGCCCGAAGAATCATATTAAGCAGAAGATAGGAATAAAAAACTGTATTTGCTGTTATGtttgttcaataataataataataataataataataaagaaaaagctGAAGATAGGAATTTGCCACCTGCTTCTGTATGAgatacaaaatacatttctgttgACTATCCCGTATGGATGCAATTGTTGTATTATTGTTTAAAACAAGTAATTTCTAAAATCATTTGTTTTACTATTcctttgcatttatttaactgTTCTTCAGCTTTTTTGGAGGTAAACGGTCCATCTGAGCCGATTCTGGAAGGACAGGATGTGACATTGGAGTGTGTGGACACAGAATCCGAGTTGAACATCAGCACAGTGCACTTTGAGAGGTACTCCAAGGTAAGGGCACGGACACACAATGCCAAAGAAAGATCTGTGACACAATGTGCTTTGATGTGCATTTGTCTGTAAATGTCAAGGAAACAGCAGATTGAAACTGAGTGACACCTTGTTTCTCATGGGAACTGAGAAGGGTTTCTGTTATTGTTGCTGTCTGTGCATGTCCACTGCAGAGCTGCAGATCTGATTACTGTATAAACAAAAAGTGAGAGAtctaaaattacaaacaaatctGTCAGGGACGCTTACTCTCAAATATCAACACAACTGCTCTCATGATTTTGTAAACAATCCTGTAGGGAAATATCAAATAAAGAACAATAACATTATTTAGAATTCATTTGTCTGGAGATCAAGACTGCAACTGGTATGTAAACAGCAGGAGGCAGTGTGTGTTTTACTGAGCTTCTGAGAGCTGTTATTCTGGGTTTAATTAGTATCCGGCAGTGAGGGGGCCTTTGGAGGATTCACAGCATCTGCTGCTTCTGTCAGTGCAGACAGAGTCTGTTTGTCACCTTTTCCAGCTATCTAAACGCATTCGAGCAAAACATGGTTTCCATATCACCAATCACAAAGACAGATGTTTTGTTTGCAATCTCTCATTGACCTGTGTTAGTCAGACCCAAGTGTCAGTACCCCGAATAGTCTTCTTCCACCAAGTGTAACATGCTTCATCAAATTTGGCAAGTGTTCCTTACATTAGCAAGATGTCCGTAACCCCATAAAGCCTACGGCATTATATTTGCTAAACAAAACAAAGGCCTTTGAataatcaacatgatcaaaatgtCGATGGAAAAACCTGTTTTACACGTTCTACTACATTTCCTTATTATGTGAATGATATTTGACTTTTGAAGCAAGTTAAAGGCATTGCAGGATCATTTTAAAAAAACGGTCCCCTTCTGGTCAAGTGTCTTTTTGCTGTAAAATTGTTACtgatttttattaagaaaatataagaactttgatattattattattaacacgaACTGGACTGAAGCAGGTAAGGTTTAATTATAcatattagaaaaaataatagCAAAATGTGAGTATAAGATATGACGCATCAGCCTTTTGAGGAACGTTTATATGTACATCTCTCAATTggcattgtattgcattgcattaaatgttttgcaataaCCACAGAAGTTAATATACCTATGGGAGATAGAGtaacaactgatatttatatgcattttatcaaTGTAGTCTGCTATACTGTTGTAAAGATCATATTGATTTACAATCTATCAGTatttcatcttactttttggCCAAAACAAATATGAgactcaaaaaacaaacaaacaagcaaaaaaagatttttctgcctattattttatatgttcacCTAAAATGcaatgttattataaaatgtgttataaaaatAGATATAAGACTAAACTAAAGTAGTCAAAGTAAATCACATGCTGTTGATATATTAAGTTGAAGTTGAAATGAGCATAATTTACAATTAAGCTACTGCAGGGAAatacttctttctttttcttcccaACAGTACATGAAGAGGTGGCATCGGCTAGAGTCAGATCAGGTTTATTTCTACCGCCGGTGTTTTATGTATGACGTGGATGTGAGAAGGGAGGAAGGCAGACTGCTCCTCTTCATCGCCAGAATCCAGTCCTGGTCTGAGGGTCCATACCGCTGCGTCTCTGAGAACAGTTCTGCAGCTGACAACTCCTCCCAAGCCTTCACCATCCCCATACACTGTGAGTAAGAGACATCGAGGGCAGCATGAAAAGTGCTAATGATCTGTAATGTAAATCCACATTGATTCCTACATACAAAATCCATATGTGTCTAGATTGTCCTGATGCATCAGTATTTCCATCGCTGTATGTGAGTCAAGCTGCATTTGATATTTTGTTGAAAGGAAGTTTTATATATGGGATTTAAAGATTAGATGACGAATAAAACTCTTTATCTCCCAAGatgacaaaaataatattgttattgaTTGGGGGCTTTACAGTGGCCAGGGATGATTTGACAGTGGAGATTTATTGGGAAAAACTGAGTGGAAAAAAAGCAGATGGATCGATACAGAAATGTTCAGTGTGAATAATCAGAAGGAGACAAGATGATCCATGCCCACATTGTATTATTACAGCGAACCTGAActtaaaatactataataattgaTGATAATCCATCACTGTCACCAACAAGCTACAATActgtttaaaactgttcaaaagagttcggtaagattttaaatgtttttgaaagaagtcttttatgctcccaaatttttaaataaaaatttaggtaaaaactgaattttcagcggTCAATACTCTGGTCTctagtgtcaaatgatccttcagaaatcattctgatacactgatttgcaaacattttctgtcattatcaatgttgaaaaatggTTAGTctgcttaaagggttactccaccccagaATAAATTCAGGATTCTCATGATTTGATGAATGGGAAGTgtataagaacagcatttattaaaaaagtctttactgtcactttcgataCATATTATGCATTCTTGCTGCATAAAatcattaatttctttcaaagaaTCTTACTGACTGATGATGTTTattcatgtatattttataaatacctatgtaaaaataatgtgtaaataGGATGTCTTatataatactaaatataaactgtacataatgttatttttgagCACTGAAAACATGCAGAGAATTTCCATGCCCTACTTCCCTTATTTCATTTGCTATGTAAATGTATCCAGGAGCAGAGCTGGTTTGACTAATCCGCTTTTCCCCCAaatgttctctctttttctctcccagATATGCGGGAGGTTTCTGTGCACAGGGCTGGTTTGGGATACTTAACACGTTATTTAAACTCGGTACAGGACCTCAAAGTACGATTAGGAGATAACGTGGAGCTGGAATGTTCTACTACAGCTTCTGAGGCACCTGAGTATTTCTGGACTAAAGAGGTGACAGATTTAATATCAAATGCTCTTGCTTTCCTTTCTCCTTCATTTTTCTAACAGTTGCTTTTAAACATGATGCATTACTCTGTCTGCTACAAAACGGCTGTATCGGGATTGCAGTTTACTGTTTTCATGTAGGTTTATTATACATTTGAGAGAAAGACCTGGAAGGCCATTTTGCTGTTGAAGTGAAAATGAGCTTATTCACACAGGTCTGGGTAAAAGCTATTAACTTTTAGAACAGGAAACGTGCTAATCTTAAGAGTCTCAAGAGGTCTAATCAAGTCTACACTGCTCAtatcaattctgatttttttttatataatgaaagaTTGGTTGAACCATGGTCCAAAATTGCAGCCAAATGTGAGCAAAAATCGGCTTTTAAGTTTAAGTAGAAGGTTAGAGTGCTAGTCGTACAACCATCAATGTAACCAACACACAATTCACATCAAAGGAATAAACCACATGAGCCTTGACAGATGTTTGCTAAAGAAAACATCTGCCACGTCTTGTACATCTTCTACCTTAGCTGAAAATTTGCCAACATTTGTTTATGTTGGAAGTCTAGAAGTTTATTTCACCATGTGGCAACACATGTGAAATATTACTTATATTGAGAAACAGTACCAACTGTTTTCTGGTAAAGCTGGTTAAACTCAGTTCACTTGCCATGTTATTTTTCGATCTTTGAGTTACTGTTGAACAGGATCTTGACTACATGTAGCATGCTGTAGAAAGCATAACCAAAAAGCCCCTCCAAATGTCATGGTGTGGGTGATCGATGACTTTAGAATTTGATGAGATGGAAGTGTAGAATGACTCACTTCTGTTATTCAGAATGTCACCGATGTCTCACATTTCAAATGCATATTTTCACTTATGTTTTCTACCTGCCAGATTCTTTTGAATGGAGTAAAGCAGAAAAACAAGCTTCCCTTATATATCAGAGCACGGTCTGACGTATAGCAGCCACCTGTTTATTGTGCTCTGTGTGTGCTCTCCAGCAGAGGAAACAGGAAGACAACTGATGAGCTTAATCAATGTTGCTTTGGCCAGAACTTTGGCTTGACTGGGAATCCTCTTAATTCACTTTCATTCAAATTGAAATGGACTTTGTTGGCAGGCCGCAGAAGTTCCTTCAGTGCCAAAAGCTCTTGTATGGTTATGATGTACTTTGAGTTTTTTCCACAggcatttgttttctttgtattgtacggtgttatgttttatttttacttaattactCTTCATTACTCTAACTctcattatttattgtaaatggtGCAGggattcttttttaattttatttttacagtttacagaAGTGGGAATTCACCTTCTTGCATGGTTCCCTGCATAAGAATTATTTCTTCT
This is a stretch of genomic DNA from Carassius auratus strain Wakin unplaced genomic scaffold, ASM336829v1 scaf_tig00015424, whole genome shotgun sequence. It encodes these proteins:
- the LOC113074838 gene encoding vascular endothelial growth factor receptor 3-like gives rise to the protein MRGYILITIVAVSFLHRSTAFLEVNGPSEPILEGQDVTLECVDTESELNISTVHFERYSKYMKRWHRLESDQVYFYRRCFMYDVDVRREEGRLLLFIARIQSWSEGPYRCVSENSSAADNSSQAFTIPIHYMREVSVHRAGLGYLTRYLNSVQDLKVRLGDNVELECSTTASEAPEYFWTKEGEAWLLPSNKLKLENVREQDGGRFTCSAQSPTVHSLMKKRTVSITVLPEDAAWYETTTGFILMVSVAVFILLVVVISMTAYLCRRTKQSKGPIDDRSQKKPIYRASVESLPSIVSDKQPLV